One genomic window of Halorhabdus sp. CBA1104 includes the following:
- the cofG gene encoding 7,8-didemethyl-8-hydroxy-5-deazariboflavin synthase subunit CofG: MIPSAEADDVDVEIDPDERERLLSVGPADVSAAPALSFARNVFVPLTTACRYTCTYCTYYDPPGEASLLSPEEVREICREGAGAGCTEALFTFGDDPDDRYEAIYEQLQSYGHDSIHSYLREACEIALEEGLLPHANPGDQTREQMSQVADVNASMGVMLETTADVRAHAGSRRKEPGQRLTTIRTAGELGIPFTTGILVGIGEDWTDRAESLLAIAQLHERYGHIQEVIVQPVSPNERWDGGRPDLATMRRTVAMARAALPEEISVQVPPNLARTRELLDCGVDDLGGVSPVTDDHVNPEYAWPALAELRAIADSAGVPLRERLPVYERYVDEAWLGEPVLEAIRAEDDVGERFRAVLSEHDGRNGSTGT, translated from the coding sequence GTGATCCCCAGCGCCGAGGCCGACGATGTCGACGTCGAAATCGACCCCGACGAGCGGGAGCGACTGCTTTCGGTCGGTCCGGCGGACGTCTCGGCCGCGCCGGCGCTGAGCTTCGCCCGGAACGTCTTCGTCCCGCTGACGACCGCGTGCCGGTACACCTGCACCTACTGCACGTACTACGATCCGCCAGGGGAGGCGTCGCTGCTCTCTCCCGAGGAAGTGCGAGAGATCTGCCGGGAGGGTGCCGGTGCCGGGTGTACGGAAGCCCTGTTTACCTTCGGTGACGACCCGGACGATCGCTACGAGGCGATTTACGAGCAACTCCAGTCGTACGGCCACGACTCCATTCACTCCTATCTCCGGGAGGCCTGCGAGATTGCGCTCGAAGAGGGTCTCCTGCCTCACGCCAATCCCGGCGATCAGACCCGCGAGCAAATGAGCCAGGTCGCCGACGTCAACGCAAGCATGGGCGTGATGCTGGAGACGACCGCCGATGTCCGCGCCCACGCTGGGTCGCGCCGGAAAGAACCGGGTCAGCGACTCACGACGATCCGGACGGCCGGCGAACTCGGGATCCCTTTCACGACGGGGATCCTCGTCGGCATCGGCGAGGACTGGACGGATCGGGCCGAGAGCTTGCTCGCGATCGCACAACTCCACGAGCGATACGGTCACATTCAGGAGGTGATCGTCCAGCCCGTCTCGCCGAACGAGCGCTGGGACGGTGGCCGACCCGACCTGGCGACCATGCGTCGGACGGTCGCGATGGCCCGGGCGGCATTGCCCGAAGAAATCAGCGTCCAGGTCCCGCCCAATCTCGCCCGGACGCGGGAGTTACTCGACTGTGGGGTCGATGACCTGGGTGGCGTCTCGCCGGTTACCGACGATCACGTCAACCCCGAATATGCGTGGCCGGCACTGGCGGAATTGCGTGCCATTGCCGATTCGGCTGGCGTCCCCCTGCGTGAGCGACTGCCGGTCTACGAACGCTACGTCGACGAGGCGTGGCTTGGAGAACCCGTATTGGAAGCGATCCGCGCAGAGGACGACGTTGGCGAGCGGTTCCGGGCGGTTCTAAGCGAGCACGACGGCCGAAACGGATCGACTGGGACGTGA
- the cofC gene encoding 2-phospho-L-lactate guanylyltransferase — translation MRVFVPFDASDPKTRLTSILSPAERSSFARSMCRDVVRAVRAAGGQPELIATDSIDSDAPVTVDDRPLSAAVNARLREIDEPAAVIVADLALVTPAAIERLFAADSGVVLAPGRGGGTNAIVARHPDFRVDYHDASIRDHRAIAADVGADVTEVDSYRLATDVDEPADLAEVLLHGQGEAVAWLREAGFELAVESGRVGVER, via the coding sequence ATGCGCGTTTTCGTTCCGTTCGACGCGAGCGATCCCAAGACCAGACTCACGTCTATCCTTTCGCCGGCCGAGCGATCGTCGTTCGCTCGAAGTATGTGCCGTGACGTCGTGCGTGCTGTCCGGGCGGCTGGCGGCCAGCCGGAGCTGATCGCGACCGATTCGATCGACAGCGACGCGCCCGTCACGGTCGACGACCGCCCGCTCTCGGCCGCTGTCAATGCCCGACTTCGCGAAATAGACGAACCAGCCGCCGTGATCGTCGCTGACTTGGCACTCGTAACACCTGCGGCGATCGAACGGCTGTTCGCTGCGGACAGTGGTGTCGTCCTCGCGCCCGGTCGCGGCGGGGGGACCAACGCCATCGTCGCTCGGCATCCTGACTTCCGCGTCGACTACCACGACGCCTCGATCCGTGATCATCGGGCGATCGCCGCCGACGTGGGCGCGGACGTGACGGAGGTCGACTCCTACAGGCTGGCGACCGACGTGGACGAGCCGGCCGACCTCGCGGAGGTCCTGTTACACGGCCAGGGCGAGGCGGTCGCGTGGCTTCGTGAGGCAGGCTTCGAACTCGCCGTCGAGAGCGGTCGCGTCGGCGTCGAGCGGTGA
- a CDS encoding tubulin/FtsZ family protein: MKLAMIGFGQAGGKIVDKFLEYDERTGSGIVRSAVAVNTAKADLLGLDRVPEENRVLIGQARVKGHGVGADNELGAEIAEEDIDEVQGAIDNIPVHEVDAFLIIAGLGGGTGSGGSPVLAKHLKRIYTEPVYGLGILPGSDEGGIYTLNAARSFQTFVREVDNMLVFDNDAWRKTGESMEAGYAEINDEIVKRFGILFGAGEVEQSGEVAESVVDSSEIINTLGGGGVSTVGYAAEEVDLDDSGSGLLSRFRGDESRDSMDTANTTNRITSLVRKAALGRLTLPCEIDGAERALLVLSGPPRELNRKGIERGRKWLEEQTGSMEVRGGDYPVTDSSYVASVILLSGVHNVPRVKELQQVAIEAQDNIDDIRDESEENLEALVEDEEDELDPLF, from the coding sequence ATGAAACTCGCCATGATCGGCTTCGGGCAGGCCGGCGGGAAAATCGTCGACAAATTCCTGGAGTACGACGAACGAACCGGCAGCGGGATCGTCCGCTCGGCGGTCGCGGTCAACACCGCGAAAGCCGACTTGCTCGGACTCGACCGCGTTCCGGAAGAGAATCGCGTCCTGATCGGCCAGGCCCGCGTCAAGGGCCATGGCGTCGGGGCAGACAACGAACTCGGCGCGGAGATCGCCGAGGAGGATATCGACGAGGTTCAGGGGGCCATCGATAACATTCCGGTCCACGAGGTCGACGCGTTCCTCATCATTGCCGGTCTGGGCGGTGGGACCGGCTCGGGGGGCTCGCCCGTTCTGGCGAAACACCTCAAGCGTATCTACACCGAACCGGTCTACGGACTGGGGATTCTGCCCGGGAGCGACGAGGGTGGTATCTACACGCTGAACGCCGCTCGCTCGTTCCAGACGTTCGTCAGAGAAGTCGACAACATGCTGGTGTTCGACAACGACGCCTGGCGCAAGACCGGCGAATCCATGGAAGCCGGCTATGCCGAGATCAACGACGAGATCGTCAAGCGCTTTGGCATCCTCTTTGGCGCCGGCGAGGTCGAACAGTCCGGCGAGGTTGCAGAAAGCGTCGTCGACTCCAGTGAGATCATCAATACGCTTGGCGGTGGTGGCGTCTCGACGGTCGGGTACGCTGCCGAGGAAGTCGATCTCGACGATTCGGGGAGTGGCTTACTCTCGCGGTTCCGTGGCGACGAGTCCAGAGACAGCATGGACACGGCAAATACGACCAACCGGATCACCTCGTTGGTTCGGAAAGCCGCACTCGGTCGGCTGACCTTACCGTGTGAGATCGACGGTGCCGAGCGTGCGCTGCTTGTTCTTTCCGGTCCGCCCCGGGAACTCAACCGCAAAGGCATCGAACGCGGTCGCAAGTGGCTCGAAGAACAGACCGGAAGCATGGAAGTTCGCGGTGGCGATTACCCCGTCACCGACTCCAGTTACGTCGCGTCGGTCATCCTCCTGTCGGGCGTCCACAACGTCCCTCGCGTCAAGGAACTCCAGCAAGTCGCCATCGAAGCCCAGGACAACATCGACGATATTCGAGACGAAAGCGAAGAGAACTTAGAGGCGTTGGTCGAAGACGAGGAAGATGAGTTGGATCCGCTCTTCTAA